From the Micromonospora echinofusca genome, the window AGCCGCTGCTGCGCCCGACGCTGGAGGTCACCTACCTCAAGCAGACCGCCGAGTCGACCTACCACGCGCCGAGCACCCCGCACCAGCTCGCGCCGGCCTCGACGTACACGGTGCCGGTGACCGTGTCGAACCCGACCGGCGCCGCGTTCGCCGCCACCGAGTGGGAGCTGACCTACCAGTGGAAGCGGGCCGACGGCCTGCCGGTGCCCGACCCGGCCATCCACGTCGCGACGCCCCTGCCGGCCGCCGTGCCGATCGCCGGCACGGTCGAGGTCAACGCCCAGGTCAAGACCCCACCGCCGTCGACGGAGGGAAACAAACGCACCGACTACGTGCTCGACTGGGAACTACGCAACAAGGTCACCGGCAAGAAACTCTCCGAGACCACGGCGATCAAGGCGCTGCCGCAGAACATCGCGGTGGAGGAGCCGACCTCCGACCAGCTCGGCCTGGAGAAGTTCTACTCGTACGCGGGCAAGAACACCGGCGCCGGCGGCACCCTGATGAACAACCTGTACGCCGGCAACACCGTGTGGTCGTACAACGCGTTCAGCAACCCGTCACGGGGCCTGTCGACTCTCGTCCGGCTGGCGTACAACTCGCTGGACACCAGCGACACGGTCGCCGGGTACGGCTGGTCGTTGCAGGCGTCGTCGATGATGCGCCTGGGCACGCCGCTGGACTTCCACCCCAACCCGAACCCGACGAAGGTCACCCTGGCCGACGGCGACGGCACCAGCCACCGCTTCACCTGGAACGCCACCGCGAACGAGTGGGCAGCGCCGAAGGGTGTGCATCTGCACCTGGAGAAGTACAGCAGCGTCGACTGCAAGCCGAACACGCAGGAACCGAAGGCGTGGCTGCTCACCAAGCCCGACCGGACGCAGTTTTACCCAGAAGAAAGGACGTTGAGGTGATATCGATGGAGTCTGCTCGACAGGTCGCCGAGCGCTTCCTCGACGCTGAAGTTCGGAGAGGATTCGATTTCCCCGTGGTTATCGTTGATGATGCGGTAACGGTGGAGGAGGATTCCTATGTGTTCCCCTATGATGGGAAAGGATACGTCGAGGCCGATGATTGGCGGAAGGCGATGGTGGGCAACATGCCTATCGTGGTAGATAGACGAACTGGGCGGGCAGGGTTCTCTTCGTAATGCCTGGTGGTTGGGGGTGGGGCGCAAATCCGCGTCCCACCCCCGCCCGCTATATTTCCGGTGAATCTCTTCGCCCTGCTGGCGTTGCTTGCGTCGGTTAACCATTGGGAGGAATGTCGTGTTATCGGTGGCGGCCGATGAGGTGGCTCGGGTCGTGGTATCCGACCTCGGCGGCGCTGGTGGCGTCTTCTGCTTCCCCTCCGTTGCGTCGACACGCCGTTGGAAACCATTGATCTGCATCATTATAAGCTTCCTTGCTCAACGCCTTGTTGAACTCGGAGTCCGCCACATGGCCTGAGCGCGCTCGAGGTTCAACGGGGGAGCGGCAAATGGAACTACTGATTCGGCTTCTCGGCTGCGTGGAGCTGTGCGTCGACGGCCAGGTCGTCACGCCCGGCGCGGCGAGGCGACGCGCGGTCCTCGCAGGTCTGGCACTGGAGGCGAACCGCCCGGTCCCGCTATCACGGCTGGCCGACATGGTCTGGTCCGACGTACCACCCGCCTCGGCTGCGGCGAACCTGCGTTCCCACGCCGCCGGGCTGCGGCGGGCGCCGGGGGACCGCCTGGTCGCCCGCCCCAACGCGTACGAGCTGCGGCTCTCGCCGGACGAGCTGGACGTGACGGAGTTCCACTGGCTGGCGGGTGAGGGGCGGGCCCTGCTCGTCCTGGTCGGTCAGCTCGCCGACGGGCGGGAGCGGCTGGACCTGCTGGACTACGAGGATCTGTCGGTGCGGGGCAGCCTGACCACCGCCGTCGCCGCGGTCCGCGCCGACGACGAGGTGGCCGGGCGGATCCTCGCCCTGCTCGGCGCGGCACCCGACGCGCTGCGCCAGCCCGAGCGGGTCGCCCGGCAGCTCGGGATCTCCGCCGCCCGGCTGGACCGCGCGCTGGACGACCTGGCCGACGCGCACCTGCTCCAGCCCTACTCGAACGAGCCCGGGCGTCACCTGCTGCCGGCGCTGGTGCGGGAGTACGCGGCCGAACTGGCCGCCGAGCCGAGGCCGGCGGCTGGCGCGTTGACGGGCCGGCGGGTGGACCCGCTGGTCGCCTGACCGGTGGCGACCCTCCCATGCGCCGGGGCCCGCGCCCGGGCTGTTCGCCCGGGCGCGGGATCGTGTTTCCGGTGTCAGCAGCTCGGGGCGACCGTGCCCGACGAGCCTGTGTGGACGAAGCCGTCGGAGACGAACCGCCCGTCGCCGATCTTGTCCCAGATGTCGGTCCAGTACTGGTAGACGTCGCTCCAGACGCGGGTGCCCCGGGTCTGGCAGATGATCCGTACGGTCGTGCCGTGGGCCACCGTGCCGACCAGGGCGTACGAGGTGCCCGGGCCGGAGCGGACGTTCAAGGGATCCCCGCCGGTGTTGACCGTGCCGTAGACCCCGCCGCCGGAGTTGTTCACGCCGTCGCGGGCCTCGGTGAGGTAGTTGCGGTAGGAGCCGTTGGTGTAGGTGGCCCACGCGCTCCATCCCGACCAGCCCCAGATGTCGTGGGCGGCGCGGGCGTTGCAGTAGACCTCGTAGGCGCAGGCGTCGGTGACCCAGGAGTGGTAGCAGTTGTTGATCTGCCAGGCGCCCCGGTCCAGGGAACCGTTGGGGCAGCCGGACGTCGGGCCGTTGTAGCCCTGCGCGCCCGCGACGCACTGCGACTCGGCCAGCGACACGGCGACCGAGATGACCAGGTTCTCGCCGGTCCAGCCGGCGGCCCGGGCGGCTCCGGCGCAGCGTACGGAACGGGCGGTGGCCTGGATGCCCACCTCGTCCGCGTTCGATGCGGCCTGGGCCGCCGGGACCTTCACGTCGGTCCTGGCCGGCACAGCGGCGGCGGCCGGGCCGCCGGCGTACCCGATGCCGAGTACGGCTACCAGTGCGATCAGCCCACGGGTCATGCGGCCCATGCGTACCACCCCCGGATGTAGTCGAGTGTGTAGACGGTGTTCTTGCCGTCCCAGCTGCCGTCGGTGCCGGCGCCGTACGGGTCGTTGACGTAGACGCGGCCGTCGTCGAGGTAGCCGGTGATCAGTCCGATGTGTCCGTACTGGCCGTAGGCGAAGTTGCCGCTGACCACGACCATCAGGTTGGCGTCGATCTTCGACTTGATCCACGACCAGGTGACGGTGCCGGTCTCGGCGACGGGGTAGCTCACGTGTCGGTTGAGGTAGTCGCCCATCCAGCGGTGGATGGTGCCCTGGGACGGCGTCTCCACCAGCCAGCCGTACGCCCCGGCGAAGTAGTTCCAGTTCGGGTCCGGCGCCACCGCGTCGTAGGTGGTGCCGTAGGCGGTGTAGCTGTGGGTGATGTACCGACCGTACGGTGACCAGTGCCGCGACGGCGTGCTGACGTAGTAGCCGTTCTGGTTGGCGAGCTGGTAGCCGGCGAGGTCCATCACCGCGCTGGTCGGCCCGCAGGCCGAGTTGCCGTTGAAGGTGTCGGCGGTGTCCCACAACTGGTGGATGAAGGTCGAGCCGACGATCTTGGACTGGACGCCGATGTCCCCGGCGCCGTCGCGCCCGCCCGCCGGCGCCGTCGGGGTCGCCCCCTTGGTGCCGGTGGTGACGGCGGAGGCCGGGGCGGCGGCGGTGGCGTCGAGCTGTGCCGCGGTCACCGGCCGCGCCACGTCCACCGTCTGGATGCCGTACCGCTCGGAGGCCAGGCGCAGCTGCGAGCCGGCGAACCCGTCGAGACGGTAGTGGGGGGTCACGCCCTCGACGAGCCGCCGGGCGGTGGTCGCGGCGAGGTCCCGCACGTAGGTGCCGTTGAGTTCGTCGAGGCGTTGCAACGCCCGGGAGCGGCTGGCCGTCTTCTCGGCGGGGGAGACGCACGCCTGGACGGTGTAGGCGACCCGGTCGCCGTCCGGACTCCAGGCCGCCTCGCGGTAGGAGTCGCGGGTGGCGCCCGTACGCACGACCGTCGTGCCGTGTTCGTCGGCGAGCAGCAGGCTCGACGAGGTGCCGGCGCACGGGTAGATGTGGTCCGCGACGATCGCGCTGACCCGCTGCGCGCCGTCGATCCGGGTCACCCGGATGTCGCGGTAGACCACGCCCTTCGCGGCGTCGCCGGCCAGCACGGTCCGGGTGGCGCCGGTGGCCAGGTCGACCCGGCTCAGTGACGGGCCCGAGGGTTCGCCGGCGGCGCGGTGGGTGAGCAGCGCCGCGGCGTCGCCCTCCCCCCAGCCGACCAGCTGTACGTCCGCCCCGTCGACGCTGGCGAGCGGCCGGTCGGCTCCGGCGCCGTCGGGTTGGCGCAGCCGCAGCTGCCCGGAGCTGTCACCGGCCAGTACGTAGCCGAGCCGGCCGTCGTCGGTGTAGACGGCGGAGGTGACCCGTCCGGCGGCGATCCTGGTCAGGCGTCCGCTGTCGACGTCGAGGGAGAGCAGTTCGGCGCCGTACCGGCCGTTGAAGTCCCTGATCAGTGCCGCGTGTCGCCCGGTGGGGCTCAGCGTGGTCCGTACCGAATGGCCGGGGTCGCTGACCGCGACGGTGGCGCGGGTGACGCCGTCGACCCGGACGTGGTAGCCGGCGGCGGACCGGACGGTGTGGATGCCGGCGGTGGCCGGGCCGGCTCCCGGGGTGGCCGCGGTGGGGTCGGCGGTGGCCGGTACCGCTGCGGTGAGGGTGGTCGAGAGCACGGCGGCGCAGAGCCCGGCGAGCAGTGCCGGTCGGGATGCCCGGTGCCGGGTGCGCCGGTGTGGTGGGTGGCCGGGGGAGGGCAATGGTTGCACGTGCCCCTCCTTCGAGTC encodes:
- a CDS encoding C39 family peptidase — its product is MQPLPSPGHPPHRRTRHRASRPALLAGLCAAVLSTTLTAAVPATADPTAATPGAGPATAGIHTVRSAAGYHVRVDGVTRATVAVSDPGHSVRTTLSPTGRHAALIRDFNGRYGAELLSLDVDSGRLTRIAAGRVTSAVYTDDGRLGYVLAGDSSGQLRLRQPDGAGADRPLASVDGADVQLVGWGEGDAAALLTHRAAGEPSGPSLSRVDLATGATRTVLAGDAAKGVVYRDIRVTRIDGAQRVSAIVADHIYPCAGTSSSLLLADEHGTTVVRTGATRDSYREAAWSPDGDRVAYTVQACVSPAEKTASRSRALQRLDELNGTYVRDLAATTARRLVEGVTPHYRLDGFAGSQLRLASERYGIQTVDVARPVTAAQLDATAAAPASAVTTGTKGATPTAPAGGRDGAGDIGVQSKIVGSTFIHQLWDTADTFNGNSACGPTSAVMDLAGYQLANQNGYYVSTPSRHWSPYGRYITHSYTAYGTTYDAVAPDPNWNYFAGAYGWLVETPSQGTIHRWMGDYLNRHVSYPVAETGTVTWSWIKSKIDANLMVVVSGNFAYGQYGHIGLITGYLDDGRVYVNDPYGAGTDGSWDGKNTVYTLDYIRGWYAWAA
- a CDS encoding DNRLRE domain-containing protein → MKRKLRGRLSRAWWWRWPPPWAGPRSCRTLTRRTENVDSYVGDPYLGVGNDSTYFGTTRNLVKFPTMAGIPSTARVVDAQLRIWNTSLFPGDNQSEYVDVNGLTQGFDETTATWDKANATTAWTTPGGAYDTTWKTGFNGFTNDPEWATWTVTEPVKGWVATPGNNKGFLLRMRNEATQTARAMMLSSEAPEPLLRPTLEVTYLKQTAESTYHAPSTPHQLAPASTYTVPVTVSNPTGAAFAATEWELTYQWKRADGLPVPDPAIHVATPLPAAVPIAGTVEVNAQVKTPPPSTEGNKRTDYVLDWELRNKVTGKKLSETTAIKALPQNIAVEEPTSDQLGLEKFYSYAGKNTGAGGTLMNNLYAGNTVWSYNAFSNPSRGLSTLVRLAYNSLDTSDTVAGYGWSLQASSMMRLGTPLDFHPNPNPTKVTLADGDGTSHRFTWNATANEWAAPKGVHLHLEKYSSVDCKPNTQEPKAWLLTKPDRTQFYPEERTLR
- a CDS encoding SH3 domain-containing protein yields the protein MGRMTRGLIALVAVLGIGYAGGPAAAAVPARTDVKVPAAQAASNADEVGIQATARSVRCAGAARAAGWTGENLVISVAVSLAESQCVAGAQGYNGPTSGCPNGSLDRGAWQINNCYHSWVTDACAYEVYCNARAAHDIWGWSGWSAWATYTNGSYRNYLTEARDGVNNSGGGVYGTVNTGGDPLNVRSGPGTSYALVGTVAHGTTVRIICQTRGTRVWSDVYQYWTDIWDKIGDGRFVSDGFVHTGSSGTVAPSC
- a CDS encoding YrhB domain-containing protein: MESARQVAERFLDAEVRRGFDFPVVIVDDAVTVEEDSYVFPYDGKGYVEADDWRKAMVGNMPIVVDRRTGRAGFSS